A part of Indicator indicator isolate 239-I01 chromosome 15, UM_Iind_1.1, whole genome shotgun sequence genomic DNA contains:
- the THOC7 gene encoding THO complex subunit 7 homolog isoform X1: MGAVTDDEVIRKRLLIDGDGAGDDRRINLLVKSFIKWCNSGSQEEGYSQYQRMLSTLSQCEFSMGKTLLVYDMNLREMENYEKIYKDIENSIAAAHEKISECKKQILQAKRIRKNRQEYDALAKVIQQHPDRHETLKQLEALGKELQHLSHIKENVEDKLELRRKQFHVLLSTIHELQQTLENDEKLSEAEESQETQMEAEAKQQM; the protein is encoded by the exons ATGGGGGCCGTGACCGACG ATGAAGTTATCCGCAAGCGACTTCTGATCGATGGCGATGGTGCTGGTGACGACAGACGGATCAATCTGCTAGTGAAGAGTTTTATTAAGTGGTGTAATTCTGGCTCTCAAGAGGAAGg TTACAGTCAATACCAACGAATGCTGAGTACTTTATCCCAGTGTGAATTTTCAATGGGAAAAACTCTTCTGGTGTATGACATGAACCTgagagaaatggaaaattaCGAAAAAATCTACAAGGATATAG aaaatagtATAGCTGCAGCACATGAGAAGATTTCTGAATGCAAAAAACAAATCCTGCAAGCAAAAAGGATTCGAAAAAATCGCCAGG AATATGATGCATTGGCCAAAGTCATACAGCAGCATCCAGATAGACATGAAACACTGAA gcagctaGAAGCTTTGGGAAAAGAACTGCAACATCTTTCTCACATTAAAGAAAATGTTGAGGATAAG TTGGAGCTGAGAAGAAAACAGTTCCATGTTCTCTTGAGCACCATCCATGAACTTCAGCAAACCCTAGAAA ATGATGAAAAGCTTTCAGAAGCTGAAGAATCTCAAGAAACTCAGATGGAAGCAGAGGCCAAACAGCAGATGTAA
- the THOC7 gene encoding THO complex subunit 7 homolog isoform X2: MGAVTDDEVIRKRLLIDGDGAGDDRRINLLVKSFIKWCNSGSQEEGQYQRMLSTLSQCEFSMGKTLLVYDMNLREMENYEKIYKDIENSIAAAHEKISECKKQILQAKRIRKNRQEYDALAKVIQQHPDRHETLKQLEALGKELQHLSHIKENVEDKLELRRKQFHVLLSTIHELQQTLENDEKLSEAEESQETQMEAEAKQQM; this comes from the exons ATGGGGGCCGTGACCGACG ATGAAGTTATCCGCAAGCGACTTCTGATCGATGGCGATGGTGCTGGTGACGACAGACGGATCAATCTGCTAGTGAAGAGTTTTATTAAGTGGTGTAATTCTGGCTCTCAAGAGGAAGg TCAATACCAACGAATGCTGAGTACTTTATCCCAGTGTGAATTTTCAATGGGAAAAACTCTTCTGGTGTATGACATGAACCTgagagaaatggaaaattaCGAAAAAATCTACAAGGATATAG aaaatagtATAGCTGCAGCACATGAGAAGATTTCTGAATGCAAAAAACAAATCCTGCAAGCAAAAAGGATTCGAAAAAATCGCCAGG AATATGATGCATTGGCCAAAGTCATACAGCAGCATCCAGATAGACATGAAACACTGAA gcagctaGAAGCTTTGGGAAAAGAACTGCAACATCTTTCTCACATTAAAGAAAATGTTGAGGATAAG TTGGAGCTGAGAAGAAAACAGTTCCATGTTCTCTTGAGCACCATCCATGAACTTCAGCAAACCCTAGAAA ATGATGAAAAGCTTTCAGAAGCTGAAGAATCTCAAGAAACTCAGATGGAAGCAGAGGCCAAACAGCAGATGTAA